TCCAGCCGGGTCGACACCGTCTGGATGGAAGTGCACTGGGTCAACTACGGCCCCTTCGGCCGCTTGTCTCGCCGCGAAGGGGTGGTTGTTCCCCTGCGTCGACCTGCAGTGCTGCAGCAGGAGGCCGCAACGTTCCGATCCGGCGATGGCTGTTCGGTGCTCCCGTTGAAAACCCATCTGCTCGGACCGCTCGACAACACCATCGACGTGTTGCGTCACTACGCCGGCGATCTCGTGCAATCCGGAGACATCCTCACCATCGGTGAAACGCCGGTTGCGGTGATCCAAGGGCGTTACACCCATCCATCCATGGTGCACCCCAGCTGGATTGCGAGGCTGCTCTGCCGGGTGTTCCACCCCACCAGCAGCCTTGCGACGGCCTGCGGTTTACAGACGCTGATCGATCAGGTGGGACCCACCCGAGTGATCCTGGCGTGGTCAATCGGCCTGGCCCTCAAACTGATCGGTCTTAAAGGCTGGTTTTATCGCCTGGCTGGCGATCAGGCACGTCTGATTGATGACATCACCGGCACCACACCTCCCTATGACCAGACGATCGTGCTCGGTCCGCAGGCTCCCAAGCAGCTTTGCGAGGAGGCT
This region of Synechococcus sp. NOUM97013 genomic DNA includes:
- a CDS encoding F420-0:Gamma-glutamyl ligase yields the protein MCVLLLILLLFGLSVLWIEARHRLRPSSPLTLRQMDWSVNKGSGDLELSGWLEIANPHQRMEIFVPELEVKPVLIGSSDLSDIVISTKVTPHHPDEETRPDGYWPAYIVKGHKRTSIQVSVSLSGRDGIDVSSRVDTVWMEVHWVNYGPFGRLSRREGVVVPLRRPAVLQQEAATFRSGDGCSVLPLKTHLLGPLDNTIDVLRHYAGDLVQSGDILTIGETPVAVIQGRYTHPSMVHPSWIARLLCRVFHPTSSLATACGLQTLIDQVGPTRVILAWSIGLALKLIGLKGWFYRLAGDQARLIDDITGTTPPYDQTIVLGPQAPKQLCEEAAASLGVSVAIVDVNDLGRVKVLASSAGCDEELLHRALRPNPAGNANERTPLVLVRPV